AATCTTTTGATCAAGTTACCTTTCCACATAAGAGCTGACCAGCctctcaatcattttaaaatgctgttAAAAACCTACTTTTTCTAACTTGCTTTAGGTCTAATTGAACAGGATATCTCGGCTTTTATTATGCAAACACACTCTTACTTACTTTGCTTTATTTGATTTTTAGtgtatatttattgttgttttagtGACTGTTGTGTAAAATatgctatagaaataaactttGACTTGACTACTTACTTAACTTGCCTAATCAAATACTAGTGGAATCGATAGGAATTGGTAGGAAGTCAACTTGAACCggaagttttatttataagcttccaaatcacaacatcagaCACTTtaaagcgctttatattgtaaggtcaagACTCAACAATAATAGAGAGGAAACCCCAACAACTAAACGACCCCCTttcagcaagcacttggcgacagtgggaaggaaaaactcccttctaacaggaagaaacttcggGCAGAACCAGAGTCAGTGAGGGGTTACGCTACAACCtttaaatgctcataattttaattaaatgatCAACTATAGTAAATATAGAGCATCTTAACACTCAAGCAGTTGTGTATCCCTGCAGTGTACCAGCAGTGCCTTTAAATTTCTCCATAACGTCTGTTACAACAAGCCTTTGTGGAGTGGGGACCTGGATAAATGGACAGCATACTAAAGTGACTGTGCACATAATTTACTAACAAAAGGGGATTTATCTAAGGCTGTCCCAATAAATCCTCTCACGTGACGGTCGTCATACTGTACCGTATTCCCTGACGATGCATTGTCTGGAGGTGTTGGCTCCTTGGCGATCTGTCACAGTCAGAGTGTACACGCCGCTGTCCGCTGTAGTGTATCCATTAATCTGGAGCGTCGTCTCCTGCTGCTCGGTGCTCACATGGACATTTGGCCTCGTACCAGCACACTTGAGACTCCTGCCAGGGCACGTGGCCAGTGTCACTCTCTCAATATTAAACCCCGTCTCAGGCTCGTGTTCCCAGGTTATTGTGGAGATGTTTTCCAGGTGTCCACGCTTGATCTGGGCTTTCAGAACCAGGCTGGATCCGGGGATTACGTACACCGGCTCTTCATTGAGGATGTGCACTGACATACAATGGAGCCCACATGGCACTGAGAACAAAGATCGCACCGTTCTTTATTACATCGTCTTCTGTGCCTCTTTTGCCTACATGACTCATACAGTGCATATTTCTACTGCGCTGGCCATAAAGACCTGCAGTATTCAATCAGATTTTTGCTTCTGGAGTGTTTGCATTGTATGAACAAAATGGAAAGCTAATGAAACAAACAATAACATAATATGTCATCGCCATCCTTCTGAGTATGCGCTTTATGAATATACTATAGCTAGTTGCTGTCAAATAATGTCAAGTTATGATTTATAATGCATGACAGCCATGCCTAATGTGATATCCATCAAACCACATCAATATCCTAAAATCTGTGTCAAAGCCTGGTAAGCCTGTGTGCATTTACCATGAGAGCTATTAATCATGTGTCTTAACTTGAAAGGCAAAGGATGGGGGAAACGTAAATAATGCAAGCGCGGTCATTAACGCAAGAGGCACTTTTGCGTAACAGTGCAACGTCTTAGGGTTGTTTTGATCATTCTTTGTGTGGCTGAGAAACAGAAACTGTGCCATTGTCTCAGcttgaacaaagaaaaaagggcAAAGCGACATAGCAAtactttttctcttctttgctttttttttgcctaATGACAAAATCATTAGTATGGCGGGTATAACAAAAAAGGCTTACTCAAGAGAAACAGTGGGGCAACTCTCCAGCACAGGAAATACTGTAGATCCATAACACCTGCTGATGTAGACAGAGAGTAGAGAAAGAGGAATTTGTCCATGACCTCAGCAGCGGCACACAATTTCCTCTGTACTCAGGCAGCAGGGGTGCCACTGCAGCAAGAATAATAACACCACCTCCagagaaaatgtgaaattaaaatgagagCAAAAACAATTACAGCCAGCATGTCcttctattaaaaaaatgtaatccaaaTGTTTAgggtattctttttttttctcccctcttaATTTATTTGTGAAGTATCCAAAGAACAACAGTATTGGCATTGCAGACTGCAGTAAAATCAGAAGTTGGAACAAAACCGGGACACGTCTGCTGCCAAAACTAAAATGAAGCCCCTCAAGCACAGCTGCTAcagcaaaacacagagagagagaacagagaTAACGGTGCAAGAACACAACCCAACCTGCATGCATTAAATATAACCTAGAATTCCCCTTTTTGTTTACCTTGAAGTTATCCACATCAAAACCCTCTGCAGCGGGACTCACCTACCTTTCTAAACCCGAGACAGACAGCACAGTTGAGTCAGAGGTCTTCTGCTCTGTGTTGACTTTCTCAGAGGTTAAAGTGCAGCGCAGTTCACCTCAGTGAGAAGAATTATGGCCCAAAACACAGCAATACCTTTAAAGCGCTTGCCATTGTAAGAAATATTCCAGTTTGAAACAGCAGTAAAGCCAGATGTCTTCTGGAgcttcttctcttctctctggCCTTTTCCCCCTTCTCGTCATGTCCAACCCTTGTGTGTCACGTAGGCGTCACTTTCTTTTCCAACAGTCTACCTcccaccccaccaccaccacttccTGTACAGTCAATGCTCTTTTCTGCTTTGTGctttaaataagttgaactgtcTATTGTAAAACCACCCCTTTTTATTATAAGCACCACCCTGCTCCTTTCCTGGACCTATGTTCTAGCATACCCTCCCTGGACAATACAGCATATTCGATTCtagattttcacacagctgcttcTGAGCTGTTTGTTAACAGTGATAAAAAGAAATGGCTTTCTTTGGAAGGAAATCACTGACAATGTTGAAATGCATTCTTACAAAATAGGTTTTGTACTGCAGGCTTCTTATCCGGCACGAACACTAGTTGCCCTGCAGACACAATGCATTGTTTTGGTGTTGAATTGTAAAGTGGAAGTAATACAGGATTTactctatttttatttcttccaATAATTGTCCCTTGCTTGCAAGTGAGAaacctcttcatgcatgttaaGGGGAATGCCAACGATTTCATTCCCTGG
The genomic region above belongs to Oreochromis niloticus isolate F11D_XX linkage group LG11, O_niloticus_UMD_NMBU, whole genome shotgun sequence and contains:
- the si:dkeyp-97a10.2 gene encoding uncharacterized protein si:dkeyp-97a10.2 isoform X2, with the protein product MDLQYFLCWRVAPLFLLMPCGLHCMSVHILNEEPVYVIPGSSLVLKAQIKRGHLENISTITWEHEPETGFNIERVTLATCPGRSLKCAGTRPNVHVSTEQQETTLQINGYTTADSGVYTLTVTDRQGANTSRQCIVREYEAVHHVSVSINMSHSLLVCTEAWGTDPRFSWRHESADITQAVGKVSNNGAILIITMSPLCGHFTCIVSNKLGHSSATYTAAPCETKNRSATAAVVCLLLLLLLSLGGVLAFLLWRRYRHNNRGERLHEHLDDTI
- the si:dkeyp-97a10.2 gene encoding uncharacterized protein si:dkeyp-97a10.2 isoform X1; translated protein: MDKFLFLYSLSTSAGVMDLQYFLCWRVAPLFLLMPCGLHCMSVHILNEEPVYVIPGSSLVLKAQIKRGHLENISTITWEHEPETGFNIERVTLATCPGRSLKCAGTRPNVHVSTEQQETTLQINGYTTADSGVYTLTVTDRQGANTSRQCIVREYEAVHHVSVSINMSHSLLVCTEAWGTDPRFSWRHESADITQAVGKVSNNGAILIITMSPLCGHFTCIVSNKLGHSSATYTAAPCETKNRSATAAVVCLLLLLLLSLGGVLAFLLWRRYRHNNRGERLHEHLDDTI